The DNA window TGGTCTGTGCAAGCTTGAGAGACCTATTTGAATTGATCACATCACTTTTAGAACTGTCAATGGGTTCGGCAACCCGATCTCGGCTCGTTTGGCCCGATAAAAAGCTCGATGAGTCAGACTTTTTAGTGAACCGGTCTGAGATTGAACCTAAAAATTAGGCCCGAATTAACTATGAGCCAAGCTTGGGCCTGTTTAGGCTTAAACCCGATATAGGCCTGACCCtttaattacatatatatataatatttatattttgatattatgcaTAATTATATAcccaaatatattattactaaatactaaaagtatataaattacaaaatacaaaaatacatcTGAAGACTCTTCTATGAGctttcttgagagccaatattAGTAATTGCATAATTGAATctctaacttttcttattggttgagtaaatttttgtatcggcataatattggttgatttctttttgATCTAGAAACACAAAGCATCAAGTATATTTGGATTCAAGTCACAAGGCTATacaaaagtttcaacttttaaagatATATTGGCTTATGACagcatgttttattactatttttcatgtattttaaacgaattaaatataaatattgttgaaatttttttggtttatatacttttgaagaattattatttgttcatgtttagttttaatattgtaGCCTTATAagtgttaaattagttttacaacttaatagttatagtaattatattaaaatataaaattaagaGTAATAAGTAAGCTTGGGTTAAACCCGAATAAGTCTCACAACCCGAATGTTATGTGAGTTGAGTAtgagtttcatattttttaacCCGAAACTCATAATCTGAAACCCGAAAATATTACAAATTAAATGAACTGAGCTCGAACTTATAAAAGTCTGGCTCATTAGACCCGATTTACAACCCTAATCATTTTACACGGCTATAATTGTGAAAGCTTTTGAGGATGCTTTTCATCTAGCAGAATAGTAAAAGCCTTCAAGTTGTATTATTCACCCACTCAAGCTTTTGAATTTACCAAGCTCAGGACTCGTCTGCATTTTTTGAACTATCAATAAGCACGAAATTCATATAAAATATTCATCTTATAGTTGTATAGCAAAGTCAAGTTGTAGTATGCCTAGGATCAAGTAGAGTACCatgtgtgacggccccacctccccctagggcgtaccccagggttcggcggaccgcctgtccaactctcgccaggattcattcaaactcttcaaaagaaataagaaataaTCTCGaggataaaacaaaaaaaacaattcccaaacttgaaacgcatacttacatttatttctatctcaaaataaTATATAATCCCAAATAAAACGAAAGTTCCCAATTCTTAATACATCCAACCATAttcaagcactagggcgagaactattacaaaaaaatttaaaagaactagactacgctagtctgtacacgtctcacgcctcactcgtatcccctgtaaggaaaacaaatgacataGAATGAACTAAAaacccagtgagattccaaatagcaaattgaccattatttaaacaTGTAAGTATCATGTAGCAAAGTagtgagcatgaaaagttcataaaagtgagtaataacacttcaagtagcaaatctcaaaatgagtaAGTGCAaagttttcttttaaaacgaaacaataacacgataagtatTAATCATTCTAAAGTATAaagatacggatggctctcaggagctaaattctcattgcatcaccagagcttgatcaagtaatagttgacactccgtcaactttcaagtaagtaaccaatccggtagagcaccacttaaactactttccgtccaccatccaaaccccctactaggcccaaaattctcaataaacactggtggtaatactcgagtataccgattagtcgaggagataacacttcactggacatcactaactacccatggtttgttatctaatcgaccaatcccttgccggctcgacttgattaactagccagtggggtttgggtctcCAAGAATTCGATGAGATAATCTCTCCAATCAactaaatcaagataaaagtacagaGACGGGAATGAAAGGTACCTCCCACTCTgatcgagtgtggtacatactaccgctcagtacttacaagttaagcacaagtatatcaagtcaattgcaataaTAAACGAGTAcagtacatatcacattagggcaagtgcgataaagtacaacCTTGCCCGACCATACCAATcacatatcattcgatcacattaTTCAAGTAGTAAAACCAAGTttcaagttcaatcaggtatttggaagcactcaccaaagatctAGTATCTttcaaaagtcacgttcaggcCCAACTCCCtagttggagtccaaatctgcgataaaatatcatttgcgaatgtaaaactctctagagttcgaaacataggagtttagcttcaagaaaatcaagtaaatgcaacttgCTTAAGTAGTGTTCACGATAGTTATTAAATTCctaaaaattcatgctcgctcttaaacctttgaaacgttgaagcaattatacttgaaataccatttgagtcgaagaaatggagaaaatgtatttctattagtcgtaaattttatttttccaaggctacaaggtcggccaagttctaacttatatacctcaaataaaagaagacgtaaaagcctagatggttcaagtggtattcgctctcaagcatTACTcgagtcgcaagtatatctacctaaccctcgagcgtaaatttgggcagctcaccctttgtatttatctattttccagccatttatggcttcattcctTTTCTCAATCAGttccaaagtcacacacaaaatcatctcatttcaatagccgttcaataggctcaaagtcatacaagtacaaaaccAAACTAGAAAAATGTCTGGAAATGAGatttaagtcataaaacaaaagacagatttgatgtcgCTTGGCAGAACGGACACCACGGAAgatacacttatcggattggtgtgaaatttataccgtttcaaagctaagacaaagaactacaactttgatgaataccactcagtccagtttgtcgtatatctaagtcaaaatttcaatttacaaaaccagaatctcacattcgggctagttaaccgtactatgcgtaaatgacaataactcaggttaacgaagtccgattgaggcgttttcaggtgcgttggaaagctaagacatagcactacaacttttgtgttttggtcaaatgctaattcagtacggatcagggtgaacagacgtggtcagattggtgaaatgtcaaaactggccacagagctctacctatggcagccaggggtatttttgtcttttcatatgATACAGTtatctgattgagctgaaattttacagaaaactataaaacatcattacctacaactttaatgttttgagctaaggctaattcggccccCATCATAGTAAAAAAAAACCGAGCAGAACAGAACAAAGAAGAAtctcaaatctggaatttgaacttttccACTAGAAATTCATATCCAACAAGTACTCTACCATCAAAACCATCAACtactagctcaataacatcaattaagaggtaTATAActataatcaaagctgaaaatgtaaaccctagctcCATATCCAACAAATCCATCAAAACCAACCGATTAACCGTCATAAGGCAAGATTAAGAGCTTCTAACTaaactttaacaagattaagggaaataaatgtgatggacagccaatatacctcTCAAAGATGCTTGAAAGAGttatccaccacctctccttgtgaaatttagcttcctaagcttcccaagctctcaatttgcaagttaatcgatttagttttcttgttttctcactaaatcaagcaaaacccaagatggattgAAATGGTTTCCTCTCTTCTAGTTCCTCTCACTCTCACAGCTGGAAGGCTGTAAATGAAAGCTcaaatgaagcttcaagaaggttaaaatgatagaaatgaatttgggtcaaaggtgacaagtgtcacactttgattggtagtcaaattttgttcttttctctcttatttttggtcCAATATTTCGGCTGCCTTGAGGATATTTTGAGGCTGATATTAATCAATTAATAGCAAGGAGATTAAGATAATAAAGTAGTGTTTAAGTGGTGCACttactcggtaacaaacggtacccgtcggttcaactcGTTTTCTCCTAAATCgcatatactagggttttatcttataattcactaacttattattatcacttctaatcatacatttaatatcatctaaaactcactcttaatcaccaaatttagtgcacacatCTCACCAAGTGAGCACACGGTCAAAATACGCAAAAAGccctaatttacccgaactaagaacctaaagggaaaacccttgattctatggtgGATTGCACTTACTGAGggtgtgaatgagtagtaaagctattagaaaggaataaataccaaataaaaggaattttaagaaaaatgtgaggaattttacaattccattggttacaattagggtttcgattaaaatataagagatttaagaaaaccggttagtcacaagtaaactaggatttttttttcttttgattagaatttagggtttctaacctttaaaacaaaacaatgtcttaaaacaaaaaaaaaaaaaatagaaacagtaatatcctaaaagtcgggtTATCACACCAtgcttgtatttatttattttgtatataTGGTTAATTTTGTTACAAAATCAATTTAGGGACTATAGTCGCATCATTGAAAGTCACAGACATGTCTAAAACTCTCCATACATgtccaaaattttaaatattcgCGTGAGTGTCTAAAATTCAGTAAGTGAAAATATCTACAAATCAGGGAAAACACAATAAACTAGCAATgggtgtgacgaccccacctccccctaaagcgaaccaaaaGGTTCAGCGGACcatctgcccaactctcgccgagGCTCAGTACAATCCATAATTTAAAAGTTAGAAAttcttcaaatattttcaatatacatttaaagtactccaaaacatttcatacttaaaattagttaaccttcaaatttaaatacaacccaaaagaatatgtactacagtcatttgctataatacaacttgaagtctccaaaagaaaacaacGTAGTACTATTCGTGAGTGCTCTCGGTCTTGAATCCTGTTGAGGAAAACAAAGGAGTGGAATGAGTTAAACaatccagtgagattccaaaacacacaagcagttctaataaatcaagtaaattaaacacaatgcacatatGGGTCAAGgtttcacattggcacattaaaatgagacatttatcattttacagaAATAAATACACATTAAACGGATACGGTGTTCACGTGGAACTATTTTGGTCGGGTTCACCTTATAACTCTAATAAttccctcggtttgtctggccatcaccttattcctccagtggtaatactcgagtataccgaaaccgTGACTCAGgattccaacctacccgaccaaGTCCAATTCTGGCTCGAGCAGGTTAGCAACCAAGTGCAGGGCCCAGTTTAGctaagagcttacaacatgtgcaaataatcaaatcaatcggtaaacagtagaaattcacggttaaacggtagaaatttgttattttagtaggtcgagtatgataaagtacacactcgccttaaaacggtaAAAAAttacataggagcaattatagggagcacttaacacttaaacatacAAGAAATATGAAGTAAACATATagcaaaactattcaagtcacacacacatgcaaggaacactcactgTTACGTGCGATATGTCTCGATTCCTGAATAACACCCTTGACTCTCGAATCTTGAGGTAAGAACCAACAAGTTTATatgaaagtgaaaaacaaaACCTTAGGGTTTTCGCACTTAAGAAGTGAAGAAACAAGAGGTTGGTATATAATTCTCAAATGTACAATAAAGAATAAAGCAAGTCGTTATAGCCTTGAATCAAGCCTTTTCAAATTCAAAGTTCAAAAGTAAGAATGAAACCATGAGAAATCAAGTTCCGGGTCAAGAATTAAGCATAATAAAGAACATTAAGGTTTCTCATTTAAATCTAAGGAAACATCAAGTACAAGGGTTTGATTGTAATATGGAGTACAAATGTTAATTTGAACTatgaaaaatgaatggaatCAAGAAAAGTGAAGAAAACAAATACTCAAGAGAAAATGTATAGGTGACAGCTTTGTCATGTGTTAGTATTCTGATCATAACTGAGGCTATACAAATCAGATTGAGATCATTTCTATATTTTTCGAAGCTAAGCCacagggctacatttcttatgaagacatcggGTTCAAGATCAGACGtcttcagggtcaaaaatgaaCATTTCAAAAGTATAAGGAAAACGATTACAGCAAATCAGGGTTTTCACTGCAGGCAAGGTGTTCTGGTCATTTTAGAGGCTACGATGATCTGATTGATTTGACTTTTACAGGTAGAAAACTGGCTCAAtaccctacaactttcatgttttaagcaagaGCTGGTTTGGCCTAAACGATGACAAATTCGCAGCTCAATTGACTCTTAAAACCTCTCTGAACAGAAAGTTTTTAACTCCAGCAACCAACtttgaaaaaatcaaaacagggattttgtaagtccaaaaatcaccaaattttGACACAAGAAAGTAGATTTGAAGAGCTACATATCTATAGAAGGCCACTTTTCAAGATTCAGACCACAAACCAGTCAGATTTTAACTATACAATACGAAAACTACAAAACTAAGGCAGAATAGTCTCGAAATTTatcaaattttgcaaaatcaccataaatcacaCAGACAGAaccagggtctgaaattttcacggtttATAGCcgtatgaatctagtttcaaacgcattAAATAGAACTCAATTTTGACCTTTACCAAGATACAACAGATTGCCCAACACTGCTCTAGCTATCCTGTTTCGTACCAGCTTTGGTCACATTACACAACTTCATGCAAAACAACAAGAAATCATCTACTAAAGCCTCAATAATCATCATCAACTTCATACCACAGATTAAACACAACATAGCAAGGTTAATCATGGCCATAACTCTCAAGTCAAGTCTTGCAAATTAACACtataaagctgaaattttcacaacatcatttcaaaccatgaaaccttctcataaaactaccaatTTTGCAACCATAAGCCACTAATTAGCAAATATTTGAAGTAGAGGGAAGTATCTTGCTAAGTTACCTTGAACCTccaagaaagatggaagcttagtgcttttctacaaaaaatctcTCCACTCAAGCCCTTAATCTTCGCTAGtgaacaacttttatggagtggtttgcaaaatctatggttggaactcaagatttaagCACGAAATTGGtggttgaagatgaagtttcctttcctttttccctctcaaTGGTTCGGCCAAGCTAGGAGCAAAATAGAAGGAATTgtggtcaaattttgattttattaaaGAGGTAAAAAAGTCCTTAGTCAAGGTCAAAAGTCCAATAATTTTAAGACAAATATTTAGCCAAGATTAACCCTTATCTTATTGTCTTCCAAAGGCTAaatatctagctaacctctaattatccatTAGCACCTTATAAACAATATCCCTTCATGCAAAATTCCACCTAGTcgtcaaaaatttatcacacttatcgcactagcgggtcccatgtcCATAATGCACGTCAAACTTAACGTGTACTAACttataccaagaaaatgatttaaaaacttgactcactaataaaaatatctagaaaattaaggcaataatttaaagtaaagaaaatacatttaaagaaataaataaatatcaCCTAATTTTTTCCTGTTCTCACAATGGGTCGAGCAAATAGATAGCTTGTTAGAGTCTCTAATACCTACAAGATCTCATGGTCTATCAAGGTTAGACTAGCAATGGGCTGAAACAATAAATTATGCTGCTAAGTTGTACTTTGAGAAGGAAAATTGTTTAGATTCCTCATGAGTTGTTGAATGTTTCTCGTTCATCGTCCAGTTCATGCTTCACACTAATATTTCTTGGTATTCATTGGATTATGCTGTAACTAATATTTCTTCCTGTTCATGTACAAAGAAATATTATACgaagagaaaataaaatttctttGTATTCATTGGCTTATGTGGTTGTTTTAATTTAATCAGAATGGGGTTATAGGCTCATTTGATGTCTTTGGAACGATGAATAACTTTTCCATTAAGGGTCTATTTGGTTagatgtaaaatattttcattaggaaaatatttctgTTGAAATTGTTTTCTGGGAAAAGATTTGCATTTACATAATTTTCAGGAGTTTGGTTGCAATTTTGAAACTTTGCTCCTATTGGCTATCGTTAAAATGTCATGAATCATGATCAATCGCCACCACCGCTATTCTCTGCCCACTACTACTGTACTTCACCACCAGCCTACATGTTCTAACCTATGAAAAGGTCCAGTGGTCATCCCAAGCCTTCTTAGGCTTAGTGGTGCGGGAGGTCAAGAGTTCGAACCTTACCTCCCATAAAAACTTGTCACAATATGTGACGGTCTTTATTGACCAGTTTCGATGGAGTTTCTACTCACATCGAGTCCTCCTCGATGAAAAACAGCTTTCGATGGAGATCTTCTTTTGGAAAACAGCTTTAGTTCCTCATTTAAGAAAGTTTTTTCACGTCAAAATGGGGAAAATAATTTCTTTCGTAAAATAATTTTCACCAATTCTAAGGCTAAAAAGCACTGGAAATTGTGGAAAACATTTTCTAGAAATATTTTTAATCCAAACAAACACACCCTAAGTGCCTAGGTAGTTCAAATAATTTTGAACATTTTAGCTCATTCTTTATGTTTTGTATTGTTAGTCAAGCACATTAATATACTTCCGTTTCAAGTGATAATTATGCAGTGGATGAATGAAGTACATGCATTCATTctattatttttgaattttattgcGGGTAATCATGTTCCATGGCATTGGATTCAATGGCACTAAGTGATGAATGGTACAAGGATCATTTTTCTGCAATGAAAGAAACCAACCCAATTAATATTTTGTAGTTAGAATTAGATTTTTAAGATATTTGAAGAATCCTCAGGACAACTAATTCTACATAAGCTATTGTTAATATATATCAAGTACTCAACACTTAGTAAAATAGCAACTTTATTATTAGCGAAGTAGTACGATGTATTTTATCATTATTAATTGATTAGATAATATTGTACATCTTtgtcaagaaaagttagttttATACCATATGCAAAATtgctaattaattaattcaataacctgctCAGCAAAAATAGGAATGCTAGATGGCATGGGAAGTAGTTGGATATAAATAGGATTTATAGCAAGGGCTAATCAGATTATGGGATTAAATAATATTAGTGTTCAGTTAATGTCTTCTTTGAACATTATGTCAATGATAAAATAATGATTTACTTTTGATTACATCAATGATTATTCAATATATGTTTAATGTGAAATCCAAGATCAATGGATAATAACCTAAAAATTCATTCTCCAtaattttgcaaaataaaaagtaaaatccatactcaaaagaaaagcaaaagatCTGCTTAgcttttaacaaaaaataaaataaaaatacatgAGCATGAATTTATTAATGTTCAAAAGATAAAAGGTTTTAGAAATTGCATACGTTGCATTTAACAAACGCGAGGTCAGCAACCTCGCATTTCTTGAATGCGAGGTTtgaagtgaattttttttttggcttttgtgAGTCAAAAATTTAAGAAGACATTGCATTTAACAAATATGAATTTCTTGAGTTCGCACTTGGCAAATGCAACGACCACTTGGTGGAATCCCACGCCCAAAAAGCCTCCtttatagaaaaattttaaatttcatcataAATTTGGGAATTTCTCTTCATGATGGCCATATTTGATGTTCCTAGTAATAACTCACGTGCTTTGTATgtgaatatattttttcaaGATATAAAACttttaatatattaaattttttgtgCAAAACTTTAATTATTGGcataatataaactaagaaACTATATAATGAACAAAATTAAGCATTTGgtaatggtacaaaatgtatATAGCGTACAAAGTAATTAAAAGTTTATTGTACATTCTATAGTTATAAAAACTTTGAAGATGGAAGATTATCATATTTAAACGAAGTTGTTGGTATAATATTAACTTAGAAACCatatgataaataaaattttacaaCCGTTAgttgtaaaaaaattttattatatacaaaacaattaaaagtttATTGAACTCTGAagatggaagaagaagaaatttttaTGAACTCTAAACTAAGCTGTTACATATTTTATTTGGATTGTGACAATAAGcataggaatttttttttatattttgtcaAACCAATGTATACAATAAAACCTGAGCAAAATACATACCAAAACATTATGATTCGGATACAACAGATTTTTATCAATTTCAGTAGTTGTATACTTTTtctgttatattttttttataactatcaacaaattttttgaagttttcttAGTCAATTCGACATAATATAGTGAAtttaatcatgaattaaacCTTTCATTTTCTCATAACTGTTTATAACGTTTTGCCTTCttgttaatcatgatttttttcTATACCAATATGGTATATAAAATATAGTTAACTTTAACTATCACACATAAGAATATAATAATTGGAGATAATTTTAACACATACAATAATTGGAGTTGAAGAAAATGATTGGTGAATATAGTTGTAAATGGGTAgtctttaatttttattaccaATACTTTTGAGATGTAATTTATtgaaacttttcattttttcttattagTGTCATGATTGAAATGTAATAACTCTAATTAAAAGACATGAGGGTAATTTAGGCTAAACAAAACTAAAAGCAAAATATGTTTACACTTATACTCCCTGTTACCAAGGCTCATCCTACTTTTTATAGAGTAGTGATAATGATATATTTGATGTTGTTACAAGGTAGACGTGTGTTTCATCGTGTGAGGGCAAGTAATTAATACAATTCTCTTGCTAACTCTACATCATCAACAAACAACGACCAACTTTAGCTGCAGGCTATTGTTGATTGATTGACAATAACATTGAAAATTAAGATTATGTGTCATTTGCTTTACATGAGCTGACAAATTTGGGAAGAGAGAATCCTTTAAAATACTTTGCACATTTACACATTTGCTTGCAGCAAACCTTTGCATAATAGTCAGAAAGTATGGCTAGCTTTCTTCTAATCACCACAACCATCGTTCTTTTCTGTCTTTTGATAGCAAGAACCATCCATAGTAGTAGGAGTAGGATAGTCACAAAAATGATTCATTATAACTCTATTCACTCCCCCTATTTTGACACAAATGCTGCCGAACATAGGGACTTGCATATTTCCTTATCTCGCTTAAGATACTTGAAGGTGACAATGCAAGAAGATTTGAAGCTAACAGTACAAGATGATTCAGATCATGATACTGATTTCGAGACTGGAATTTTTGTTAACACATCAATACCTGTGTTTTTGGTGGGTTTCAACATTGGTTCACGGGAGGCTGCTCAATTGGTTGCGTTGGATACTGGTAGTAATCTGCTTTGGGTTCAGTGCAAACCTGGTATAGGCGGCAATAGGACATTCTATAGAAACTATTAGCCTGGGGAGTTTTCAACATATTCTGCTAATGTGAGGTGCGAGGACTTTTGTTCTTCTATTCCATTGACATGTATTCCAACACCCACTCTCTGCTGGTATGTATTGAAATATTTGGGTGAAGTCGTTGTCCGTGAAAATCTTGCATTTGAAAGATTTATTTTCGGTTCATCATTTGACAACCAACCAGCGCATGAGTTCAATCCGTTATTTGGATGTACTAGAAAAAATAACTACATAGACAAATTCAATCGTGTCTTGGGGCTTGGTCCTTCAGGAATCTCATTAGCTTCACAACTGGATAGTAGTGAGTTCTCATATTGTATTGAAAATTTAAGCGATCcatttgatgaaaaaaataTACTGATCATAGGGATAAAGTCCGGAGGAGTTGAAAACTCAACTCCTCTTATTATTAGGGAGTTCCATTACTACGTAAATCTTGAAGGCATTAGCTTTGGGGGTAGGATGCTCGGCATTGACAAAAAGGATTTGAGAATGGATAATTTTAAAAGTGGTGGGGGTGCAATTATTGATTCAGGTTCAAGTttgagtttcctttgaagataTTGCAAACGAGAAACTTGAACAGGCAATTGTTGATTACATATGGGACTCATTGGAAAGACGATATTTCCCTTTGGACAAATATCAACTTTGCTATATTGGACACTCGTTTAGGGATTTTAAGGGCTTTACAACAATAGTATTTCATTTTGATGGAGCAACAACGGAATTAGATAAAGAGAATTTGTTTAAGCAAGTATACACAGATGTGGTATGTTTAAGTGTGTTAAATGCTGCAGAGAATGGTGTCGATCACTGTCTTCTCGGCGTAGAACTCCACAAATATTTCTATATATCATTTGACATGAATGAGATGCAAGTTAACTTTGAGAGGATGGAATGTGAATATTTCAATAAGTGGAGTTGAAGAAAATGATTGCTGAATATAGTTGTACATGCGtggtttataatttttattaCCAATATTTTTTAGATGTAATTTATtgaaacttttcattttttcttattagTGTCATGATTGAAATATAATAACTCTAATTAAAAGGCATGAGAGTCATTTAGGCTAAACAAAAACTGAAAGCAAAATATGTTCACACTTACACTCCCTGTTACCAAGACTCATCTTACTTTTTATAGAGTAATGATAATGATATATTTGATATTGTTACAAGGTAGATGTGTGCTTCATAGTGTGAGGGCAAGTAATTAATACAATTCTCTTGCCAACTCTACATCATCAACAAACAACAACCAACTTTAGCTGCAAGCTATTGCAGATTGATTGACAATAACAgtgaaaattaatattatgtgtCATTTGCTTTACATGAGTTGACAAATTTGGGAGGAGAGAATCCTTTAAAACACTTTGTACATTTACACATTTGCTTGCAGCAAACCTTTGCATAATAGCCAGAAATTGTGGCTAGCTTTCTTCTAATCACCACAACTATCGTTCTTTTCTGTCTTTTGATAACAAGAACCAGCCATAGTAGTAGGAGTATGATAGTTACAAAAATGATTCATTATAACTCTATTCACTCCCCCTATTTTGACACAAATACTGCCGAACATAGGAACTTGCATATTTCCTTATCTCGCTTAAGATATTTGAAGATGACAATGCAAGAATATTTGAAACTGACAGTACAAGATGATTCAGAGGATTCAAATGATGATTCAGATAATGATACTGATTTCGAGACTGGAATTTTTGTTAACACATCAATACCTGTGTTTTTGGTGGGTTTCAACATTGGTTCACGAGAGGCTGCTCAATTGGTTGCGTTGGATACTGGTAGTAATCTGCT is part of the Coffea eugenioides isolate CCC68of chromosome 6, Ceug_1.0, whole genome shotgun sequence genome and encodes:
- the LOC113774236 gene encoding aspartic proteinase nepenthesin-2-like; protein product: MQEDLKLTVQDDSDHDTDFETGIFVNTSIPVFLVGFNIGSREAAQLVALDTGSNLLWVQCKPVVVRENLAFERFIFGSSFDNQPAHEFNPLFGCTRKNNYIDKFNRVLGLGPSGISLASQLDSSEFSYCIENLSDPFDEKNILIIGIKSGGVENSTPLIIREFHYYVNLEGISFGGRMLGIDKKDLRMDNFKSGGGAIIDSGSSLSFL